In Chelonia mydas isolate rCheMyd1 chromosome 10, rCheMyd1.pri.v2, whole genome shotgun sequence, a single window of DNA contains:
- the LOC102943021 gene encoding gonadotropin-releasing hormone II receptor, with translation MPEERDLMTPPQSADVVDENLSASDCPEPWIEPTFTLAARVRVIVTICFFLIATCSNSVVLYSIMRKRRKSHVRLLILSLTVADLLVTFTVMPLDAVWNVTVQWYAGDLPCKLLNFLKLFAMYSAALVLVVISIDRHSAILHPFAFANSSRRNRLMLYVAWVMSLLLASPQLFLFHLHTVPGVNFTQCVTHGSFQEHWEEILYNMFTFTTLYVAPLSVMIVCYIRIIWEISKQLKINKGLARSKNNHISKARMKTLKMTIVIVASFIICWTPYYLLGLWYWFQPDMIQSMPEYINHSLFLFGLLHTCTDPIIYGLYTPSFREDMKACLRGIETVITGQERNKLMSSSEMNIKDYIINGGAASGASNGTIIHTVC, from the exons ATGCCTGAAGAACGGGACCTTATGACTCCTCCTCAGTCAGCTGATGTCGTGGATGAAAACCTCTCTGCTTCCGACTGCCCCGAGCCCTGGATCGAACCCACTTTCACCCTAGCAGCCAGGGTCCGTGTGATCGTCACCATCTGCTTTTTCTTGATAGCAACATGCAGCAACTCAGTTGTGTTATATAGCATcatgaggaagagaaggaagtcCCATGTCCGGCTGCTGATACTGAGCTTAACAGTGGCAGATTTACTGGTGACCTTCACGGTCATGCCCCTGGATGCTGTGTGGAATGTGACAGTCCAGTGGTACGCCGGGGACCTGCCCTGTAAATTGCTGAACTTCCTCAAGCTCTTTGCCATGTACTCTGCAGCGCTGGTGCTTGTGGTTATCAGCATAGACCGGCACTCAGCCATCCTCCACCCCTTTGCCTTCGCTAATTCCAGTCGACGCAACAGACTCATGTTATATGTTGCTTGGGTCATGAGCCTTCTGCTGGCCTCGCCCCAG ctttttctttttcaccTGCACACTGTCCCGGGGGTCAATTTTACCCAGTGTGTGACGCATGGAAGTTTCCAAGAGCACTGGGAAGAAATCCTCTACAACATGTTCACCTTCACCACCCTCTACGTTGCCCCACTGAGCGTCATGATTGTCTGCTACATCCGCATCATCTGGGAAATCAGCAAGCAACTGAAGATCAACAAGG GTCTAGCAAGAAGCAAAAACAACCACATCTCCAAGGCGCGAATGAAGACCCTGAAGATGACCATTGTGATAGTTGCCTCCTTCATTATCTGCTGGACCCCATATTACCTCCTGGGCCTGTGGTACTGGTTCCAGCCAGACATGATTCAAAGCATGCCCGAGTACATCAACCACAGTCTCTTTCTCTTTGGCTTGCTACACACGTGCACCGATCCTATCATTTACGGACTCTACACTCCTTCCTTCCGAGAGGATATGAAGGCGTGCCTTAGAGGAATAGAAACAGTAATTACGGGGCAGGAGAGAAACAAACTGATGTCCAGTTCTGAGATGAACATAAAGGACTACATTATAAATGGCGGAGCAGCTTCGGGCGCTTCCAATGGCACAATCATCCACACGGTCTGCTAA